AATTACATCAAAAATGGTTTTTGCAATTTCGCTTTTTGAAGCTAAAGGAACAGACAATACATCATCATCGACAATTAAAACCTCATTATCATCAGATCCGAAATGACATCCGCTTTTGGATATGTCATTAGCAATGACCAAATCTGTACCTGCCTGTTCAATTTGCTTTCTAGCACAGCAGATTATTTCATCTTTGGATATGTTGAATTCTGCCTTAAAACCAACTAAGAAAATGTCGGGATTTATTTTTTTAACCTGACGAATGATTTTAGTGGTCGGTTTCAAATTTAAGAATAGTGAACTGTTTGAATCG
The genomic region above belongs to Methanobrevibacter sp. and contains:
- a CDS encoding phosphopantothenoylcysteine decarboxylase is translated as MSLGGTYEPIDSVRGITNKSSGKMGLALAKEAYIRGADLTLVVAKVSVDIPSVFDVIRVETGNEMNESILSLIPDFDIFISTAAVSDFEFKKKDNKKIDSNSSLFLNLKPTTKIIRQVKKINPDIFLVGFKAEFNISKDEIICCARKQIEQAGTDLVIANDISKSGCHFGSDDNEVLIVDDDVLSVPLASKSEIAKTIFDVISKKTC